The following coding sequences lie in one Novosphingobium sp. genomic window:
- a CDS encoding DJ-1/PfpI family protein: MEHNQSMAMDASDQAAARKIVIVTYEGAKLLDVTGPMQAFAEVRAEDGHAAYQVLLASIGGGMVDTDVGIALPTLRLEDAMMRETDTLLVAGGEVTAPAEARAQLRDGLARFLGRPRRLGSICTGALILAELGALDGHEATTHWSACDQLARDHPAVTVRPDAIFVTSGRIWTSAGVSAGIDMALAMIEEDFGHGTALNVARMLVLFLKRPGGQSQFSVELRRQISDVRGRFDRLHDWIRANLDKDLSVPALAKVAVMSPRNFARVYLEETGESPARAVEKLRVDAARRLLEATGEAVQRIAGLTGFGDDERLRRAFVRAHGISPQDYRSRFGRGRDQGA; encoded by the coding sequence GTGGAGCATAATCAAAGCATGGCAATGGATGCATCTGACCAGGCGGCGGCGCGCAAGATCGTGATCGTGACCTATGAAGGTGCCAAGTTGCTCGATGTGACGGGGCCGATGCAGGCTTTCGCGGAAGTCCGGGCGGAGGATGGCCATGCTGCCTATCAGGTGCTCTTGGCCTCCATCGGCGGTGGGATGGTAGATACGGATGTCGGTATTGCGCTGCCGACGCTGAGGCTCGAGGATGCCATGATGCGCGAAACCGATACGCTGTTGGTGGCCGGTGGAGAGGTGACGGCTCCGGCAGAAGCCAGGGCGCAGCTGCGCGATGGTCTAGCGAGGTTCCTCGGGCGACCCCGGCGGCTCGGATCCATTTGTACCGGGGCGCTCATTCTGGCTGAACTTGGCGCGCTGGATGGGCATGAGGCGACGACGCATTGGTCTGCCTGCGATCAACTGGCGCGTGATCATCCGGCCGTGACGGTGCGGCCGGATGCGATCTTTGTGACCTCGGGTCGCATCTGGACTTCGGCCGGCGTATCGGCGGGGATCGATATGGCTCTGGCCATGATCGAGGAGGATTTCGGGCATGGCACGGCCTTGAATGTGGCCCGGATGCTGGTCCTGTTCCTGAAGCGTCCCGGAGGACAATCCCAATTCAGCGTCGAATTGCGCAGGCAGATCAGCGATGTGCGTGGACGCTTCGATAGGCTTCATGACTGGATCCGCGCCAATCTGGACAAGGATCTCTCCGTTCCAGCCCTGGCCAAGGTTGCCGTTATGAGCCCGCGCAATTTTGCCCGTGTTTATCTTGAGGAAACTGGTGAAAGTCCGGCTCGCGCTGTGGAAAAGCTGCGCGTTGATGCGGCGCGGCGTCTGCTGGAAGCCACTGGTGAAGCTGTCCAGCGGATCGCTGGACTCACCGGCTTTGGCGATGACGAAAGGTTGCGGAGGGCCTTTGTGCGGGCCCATGGCATATCGCCGCAAGACTATCGCAGCCGCTTTGGGCGAGGGCGTGATCAGGGAGCATGA
- a CDS encoding DUF6119 family protein: protein MSASAVAAPSVSTVALSLRLLTVATAAEALKPDHGLSHIASTVGELWISQTPPNPPGWVTFLGGVAPDVVGMLRTQSCSAVLFVEVAKPAKHLFAICFGQGHHSLADGAVERGFGLKVTLSQVARDQLRTIDSAALDSTVMQRRTQASRNAHLVAFEIDTNRELVRLASGVPKSGDFAKALSGRDALATRAQIAPGSIIAYCERALAIYQTKAYRRDFPFVDHVELVTDRTRCAELDALAYAQLAALVAGGASDLHLAIPDILSPGKEVEIGYFGAGFAKGHKRAFAQLAIEDYVAELQRGDFASITDMAEIKGSHEICVMTDGQADRTRRRKVYSCIVYEAQHKGEAYVLFDGQWYLVDRGFYGEIDRSYKALLARPFEMQTTAVNERDFIGQLQSRPDLLCLDQTRTNPYTKYWIKRLNKL from the coding sequence ATGTCGGCATCGGCCGTTGCGGCGCCATCGGTAAGCACTGTTGCACTCTCATTGCGTCTCCTCACGGTCGCGACCGCGGCTGAAGCGCTCAAGCCGGACCATGGCCTTAGTCACATTGCCAGCACCGTGGGTGAGCTTTGGATTAGCCAGACGCCGCCGAATCCGCCGGGCTGGGTGACCTTCTTAGGTGGGGTGGCGCCGGACGTTGTCGGCATGCTGCGCACCCAATCCTGCTCAGCAGTGCTTTTCGTGGAGGTCGCCAAGCCCGCCAAGCATTTGTTCGCAATCTGCTTCGGACAGGGGCACCATTCCCTCGCCGACGGTGCGGTAGAGCGCGGGTTTGGGCTCAAGGTTACCCTGAGCCAGGTGGCGCGTGACCAGCTCCGGACGATCGACAGTGCGGCACTAGATTCGACGGTCATGCAACGCCGCACCCAAGCAAGCCGCAACGCTCACCTGGTCGCCTTTGAGATCGACACCAACCGTGAGCTGGTCCGTCTCGCCTCGGGCGTCCCCAAATCGGGTGACTTTGCGAAGGCTCTCTCGGGTCGCGACGCGCTCGCTACCCGCGCGCAGATTGCACCGGGCAGCATCATTGCGTACTGCGAGCGCGCCCTGGCGATCTACCAAACCAAGGCCTACCGCCGCGACTTTCCCTTCGTCGACCATGTTGAGCTGGTCACCGACCGGACCAGGTGCGCCGAGCTCGACGCCTTGGCTTATGCACAACTGGCAGCGTTGGTCGCGGGCGGAGCCTCGGACCTTCACCTTGCCATTCCCGATATCCTCTCCCCGGGCAAAGAAGTCGAGATCGGCTATTTCGGCGCAGGCTTTGCCAAGGGCCATAAGCGCGCCTTTGCGCAACTCGCCATTGAGGATTATGTCGCCGAGCTCCAGCGCGGCGACTTTGCCTCGATCACTGATATGGCTGAGATAAAAGGCTCACATGAGATCTGCGTGATGACAGACGGGCAGGCCGACCGCACCCGCCGGCGTAAGGTCTATTCGTGCATAGTCTATGAAGCACAGCACAAGGGTGAGGCCTACGTCCTGTTTGACGGGCAATGGTATCTGGTCGACCGCGGCTTCTATGGTGAAATCGACAGGTCGTACAAGGCGCTCCTCGCACGACCGTTCGAAATGCAGACCACCGCCGTGAATGAGCGTGATTTTATCGGGCAGCTCCAGAGCCGGCCCGATCTATTGTGCCTCGACCAGACCCGCACTAATCCATACACGAAATATTGGATTAAAAGATTGAATAAATTGTGA